The DNA region CCGATGTACTCCAGTGCCCGTTCCAGGCTCATTTCCATCGGTGCTTGCAGTTGTACCAGTTCTTCCCCACTGGAAGCCCGGTGGTTGGTTAACTGCTTGGTCTTGCAGACGTTAATTTCCAGGTCTTGAGGCCGATTGTGTTCACCGACAATCATGCCTTTATAGACCTTGGTGCCAGGAGTGATGAAGAAGATACCCCGATCTTCCGCATTCTTCATGGCGTAGAAGGTGGCTGTACCTTCCTCAAAGGAAATCAGCACACCGTTGCGGCGGGCTTCAATATCACCGACGATCGGACGGTAGTCCAAAAAGCTGTGATTCATGATGCCGTCGCCCCGGGTCAGCCGCATAAACTCACCCCGGAAGCCAATTAAGCCCCGTGCTGGCACAATAAACTCCAGTTGGGTACGGCCATTGCCACCAACCTGCATATCTTGCATTTCTGCTTTGCGCTGGCCTAATCGCTCAATACAACCCCCTGCAGCATCTTCTGGAACATCCAGCACCAGGGTTTCGTAAGGCTCACAGGGTTGGCCGCTGACTTCCCGATAAATCACCTGCGGTTGGGAAACCTGAAACTCATAGCCTTCTCGCCGCATGGTTTCAATCAGGATGCCCAGGTGCAGTTCACCCCGTCCGGAAACCAGGAGCTTATCGGGAGAATCGGTTTCTTCCACCCGCAAGGCCACGTTGGTTTCCAGTTCTCGCATCAGCCGATCGCGCACCTGCCGGGAGGTGACAAATTGGCCTTCCTGTCCGGCAAAGGGGGAATCATTCACCGAGAAGGTCATCTGTAGGGTGGGTTCATCAACCTTGATCAGCGGTAGGGCACGCGGTTCATTGGGGCAGGTAATGGTTTCCCCAATATTGGCATCGGCAAATCCAGCGACCGCCACAATATGGCCTGCGGAGGCTTCTTCAATATCAATTCGCTTCAGTCCCTCAAATCCCATCAATTTACTGATTTTGGCTTTGACGATCGCTCCGGATTCAGTCACCAGAGCCGCCTGTTGCCCCATCCGAATTACCCCATTGTGAATGCGTCCAATCACAATCCGGCCCAGATATTCTGAGTAATCCAGCGTTGTGACTTGGAGTTGCAGGGGCGCGGTGGGATCGCCCACGGGTGGGGGAACGTGCCGCAGGAAGGCTTCAAACAGGGGTTGCATATCGATGGGTTCGTCTTCCAGATGGTCGATCGCAAATCCCGCCAGTCCAGAGGCAAACAAATAGGGGAATTCACACTGGTCGTCATCGGCTCCCAGTTCCAGGAACAGATCCAGTACTTTATCGATCGCGCCGTGGGGATCTGCCTGGGGACGGTCGATCTTATTGACCAGGACGATCGGACGCAAGCCCTTTTCCAGCGCTTTTTTCAAAACAAAGCGGGTTTGGGGCATCGGGCCTTCGTTCGCATCCACGATTAGCAGGCACCCATCCACCATGCCCAATACTCGCTCCACTTCGCCGCCAAAATCGGCGTGGCCAGGAGTATCCACAATATTAATCAGGGTGTCTTTGTAACGAACGGCGGTATTTTTGGCCAGAATGGTAATTCCCCGTTCCCGTTCCAGATCGTTAGAATCCATCACGCAGTCTGGAACGTCTTCTCCCTCGCGGAAGGTACCCGCCTGCTTCAACAGGGCATCTACAAGGGTGGTTTTACCGTGGTCAACGTGGGCAATAATCGCAACATTGCGAATTGGCAGGGTCATAAGAAGCGTTCCAGAAAGGGTAGGACAGTGATGACAACAGTGGCTTGCTCGGAATTGCCGTTGGCTGACCCAATGCAAATTCTAGTAAAGAAGCCTTAATAATTCTAACGTAGCCGTTCCCAAACAGAGAGTCATTGGCTAGACAAGTCAAGCTAAAATAAAGTGGAGAGTAGGTTGATCCTCTCTCCACATCTCTCACCTCATCCAAGGCACCCTTTCGGGTATCTCACCAAATCGCATGATTTTACTGAACGGCTGCAGCCCATCAACGGTTGGCTATTTTGTTCAGAAAATCATGAATCTTCTCTGCACTACGGCGATGGCTAAATTTAGCCGCGATTTTTTTCCGAGCCGCTTTCCCCAGTCTCAGCGCTAATTCCTGGTCTTGAAGAATGCGGGTGATGGCGATCGCAAGCTCTTGTGAATTTTCAGGTGGAACCAGAATACCGTCTACTTCATGCTCAATCAGTTCGCAGGTGGCTCCCACATCGGTCATCACTACAGGCATTTCCATAGCCATGGCTTCCATCGTTGCCACCGCCCCCGCCGTTTCGTTCAAACTACCCATGGCGTAAACGTGCGCTTCCTCGTAAGCCTGCCGATTGCGCTCTTCGGAAACGGCCCCTAGTAGTTCTACGTATTCTGTAAGAGCATTCTCCTGAATGCAGCGTTCAATGACTTTGCGATAGCCACGCCCGCCTTCCTCATCTTCACCAGCAATTTGCAGTCGAGCATCAATGCCCTGTTGCCGCAAAATTTTAATGGCTTCAATCACATAGATATGCCCCTTGACCGGATTCAGTCTGCCACAAGTATAAATTCTGCAAGGTTCCTCGCCAT from Leptodesmis sichuanensis A121 includes:
- the typA gene encoding translational GTPase TypA, producing MTLPIRNVAIIAHVDHGKTTLVDALLKQAGTFREGEDVPDCVMDSNDLERERGITILAKNTAVRYKDTLINIVDTPGHADFGGEVERVLGMVDGCLLIVDANEGPMPQTRFVLKKALEKGLRPIVLVNKIDRPQADPHGAIDKVLDLFLELGADDDQCEFPYLFASGLAGFAIDHLEDEPIDMQPLFEAFLRHVPPPVGDPTAPLQLQVTTLDYSEYLGRIVIGRIHNGVIRMGQQAALVTESGAIVKAKISKLMGFEGLKRIDIEEASAGHIVAVAGFADANIGETITCPNEPRALPLIKVDEPTLQMTFSVNDSPFAGQEGQFVTSRQVRDRLMRELETNVALRVEETDSPDKLLVSGRGELHLGILIETMRREGYEFQVSQPQVIYREVSGQPCEPYETLVLDVPEDAAGGCIERLGQRKAEMQDMQVGGNGRTQLEFIVPARGLIGFRGEFMRLTRGDGIMNHSFLDYRPIVGDIEARRNGVLISFEEGTATFYAMKNAEDRGIFFITPGTKVYKGMIVGEHNRPQDLEINVCKTKQLTNHRASSGEELVQLQAPMEMSLERALEYIGPDELLEITPQSIRLRKNARAKKLAKR